DNA from Raphanus sativus cultivar WK10039 unplaced genomic scaffold, ASM80110v3 Scaffold1347, whole genome shotgun sequence:
GATAACCACATGTCTTAAAATCCAACGCTCGCTTTTACTACCCGTTGCGGGTTGTCTTGTCTAAATCACTTTGCAACGTTTTCGTGAAAGCTATCATCTCCTTctgtttgtatttttctttcttttatttttcttcttccagaAAACAACTCTAACAAGTCATGTCTGGTTCTGGCGACTCGGTGGGTGTTCACAAGCTCTCAGCTAAATCCACCATCTTCGGACTAAGTATCTACTTAGTCATCGCGATATGTTCCGTGTTCCTACTGCTGATCTCGCTCTTGATCTTCCTCTTCGTCTGCTTGAACAGAGTCTCACGCGCGCGTAGAATGCGCGTGAAACACAGCTCCGGATCCATCCCTCTGGTCTCTAAGAAGACGTCGGAGGAGATCAAGACGGTCGGGAAGTTTCTGAACTGCGACGATTCGATGAGGAAAGTCGAGAACGAAGTCGTTGTCGTCACCGAAGAAGCGACGAGCAAAGAAGCGAGCGGCGCGTTCGATGATATGTCGGTGGCTTCGAGCGGTGACGTTGGTTCCGAGGTGATGGGATGGGGGAGGTGGTACAGCTTGAGAGATCTGGAGACTGCGACGCGTGGCTTCTCTGACGAGAACGTGATCGGAGAAGGAGGATACGGTGTCGTTTATAGAGCTGATTTTCCCGACGGTTCGGTCGCTGCCGTAAAGAATCTACTTAACAACAAGTAAGTTTTCGAAACGTTACTTAGGTAGatcattttttttctgttgataaattagatttatttgaaaattttagatcTTTTATCTGAGTAAGTGAGTATTAAATATTATTGCTCGTTCTGACAATTCTCATTTACTTCGTTTCACGGACTCCGTAATTCTGGGGTCAAGGCTCCACTGGTACTTGGATTTAATAAGctttaaaaaacattattttatatttcttccGACAAgtgttttgtttaaaaaaaacattttctccGCATTAGTTATTTGAGATTTTGACTAAGATTATCAAATCAAATTATTAAGTTGTAACCATTATTgacattcttttctttttttttagatttcaagTAGATACTTTTGCTACCATTGAACTGTATATTCTTGTTTTCTTGGCAAGGTTTAGTGAAACCTAAACAAAAGCaaacattaattaattaattagttgTGCTTTGTTCTTTATTCTCGgagtattatttttctttaatcttTTCCTTTTGATTTTGGTCTTTATTCTCTTTTGGTTTTAGTGTTTACCTTTAGGTGATGAGATAGTCTTACTAGTATAAAACTTGCTGGAAAATGAGATGCCAGTGAATCAAATAGTCTGAAAAGAATCCGCTAAGTTTGCTTTCTGTGTCTGGTCATTTCATTGTTCCAACTTATTttatgattaactaataaaatatggataaatattttatttaggtAGCAAGATTGTAGAAATCTATTATATTGGTTGTTAGGTTTGGCAGAATCAGGTTGTTGGTTTGCAGCACAACCACCTATCTTCTTCTTTACTTTCATTGTATTTGTTTTGTCAACAAGTTAAGATTCTGATATAATCTGGTAAAAATGACGGTAAAACATTGTTTTCTTCAGGGGTCAAGCAGAGAAAGAGTTCAAAGTTGAGGTGGAAGCAATTGGGAAAGTAAGACATAAGAACTTGGTTGGTCTGATGGGTTATTGTGCCGACACTGCTCAAAGGTTgccaaaaacaaacaaatttaaaatgatGAATTAGTAAACTTTGAATTCATATTTGTTTATAACTAAACTTGGTTTATTTCTTTGTCTGTTTTGATTATAGGATGCTTGTGTATGAATATATTGATAATGGAAACTTGGAGCAGTGGTTGCATGGTGATGTAGGTCCAGTGAGTCCTCTCACATGGGATATTCGCATGAAGGTTGCCATTGGAACAGCTAAAGGGTGCGTCCAGTTTCTTCTTAGTCAAATCAGTATTCTAGCTGCGATTGGCCATTTTTAAAAACCTTGGCTTTTTTTTTGATGAACAGATTAGCCTACTTACATGAAGGGCTTGAACCAAAGGTTGTGCACCGTGATGTGAAGTCCAGTAACATCTTGCTTGATAGGAAGTGGAACCCGAAGGTGTCTGATTTCGGTTTGGCCAAGTTATTAGAATCTGAAACGAGCTATGTGACAACTCGTGTGATGGGAACTTTTGGGTGAGCAGATTGATTTCTTGTCACACATCATTAAAAAAGCTTACAAGAAGTTAATAAActtcttaatatttttcttgtgcAGATATGTTTCACCGGAGTATGCAAGTACCGGTATGCTTAATGAGTGTAGCGATGTCTACAGTTTTGGTGTTCTTCTCATGGAGATTATAACAGGGAGGAGCCCAGTCGATTATTCAAGACCCCCTGGCGAGGTAATCTCATAATACATAATTAACAAGAACATATGCAAGGAATGTTTACTTTTGTGAAACATTTTTCAGATGAACTTAGTGGATTGGTTCAAAGGAATGGTTGCAAGCAGACGTGGAGAAGAAGTTATAGACCCTAAAATCAAAAATCCACAACCTCATCCAAGAGCTTTGAAAAGAGCATTGCTTGTTTGTTTGCGTTGCATAGACCTTGATGCTAGTAAACGACCAAAGATGGGACAAATTATTCACATGCTTGAGGCTGATGATTTCCCTTTCCGTCCTGTAAGTTTTCAAAAAGCTAAAAATAGATTGTTGCCTCCTCCTCTCTACATGTTTATTGAGCTTTGTATGTTTATTTACTCTTATTTATAACAGGAACACAGATCAGTCCAGACAAACAAGAAACCACTTGAGAGTTGATGCTATTGGGGGTACACAACCAGATTGATAGATTTGTCCACGTTTGTTCTATATTGAGTATTACATAGATTCATATGAGTTGAAAATCAAAAGTGAAATTAGATAATATGAGAATGGTTCAAGTTCTAAGGCTttgtaatatgtaaatatatatcatatatgctGAATACTTTAAgtgcatttttttttggacaaacaCTTTAGTCCATTTCTTATCCTTGGATGGCCACGTGAATTACctaccaaaaccaaaccaaaactcaGTAATTCACTAATTTGCTATGTAAATTGTTTGGTCTTCGGATTAATAACGGTTTAAAGGCTGAACTGTATTTTGAACCGCAATTACTGTTGAACCGATTACCGAAATCTGAAAACAACCGATTGATTTTGATTCGGAAAACAACCGATTGATTTTTCTTATCCTTGGTTGGCCACGTGAATTActtaccaaaaccaaaccaaaactcaGTAATTCACTAATTTGCTATGTAAATTGTTTGGTCTTCGGATTAATAACGGTTTAAAGGCTGAACCGTATTTTAAACCGCAATTACTGTTGAACCGATTACAAAATCAGATAACCGAATTGATTTCGGGTCGAGCAAATATACCAGCTCTCGAGATCCGACAATCCACGAGCACTCCACTACATGCGACTGGTAAAATTATCCTAAAGTCGCCACGTGTCATCACGTATTCTCCTGACTTCTCCATCATAATGAAACACAAACATACCCCGCAAAAATCAAATCCACTTTAATTGATCGCTATTCATTTAGATC
Protein-coding regions in this window:
- the LOC108839740 gene encoding probable receptor-like serine/threonine-protein kinase At4g34500 — encoded protein: MSGSGDSVGVHKLSAKSTIFGLSIYLVIAICSVFLLLISLLIFLFVCLNRVSRARRMRVKHSSGSIPLVSKKTSEEIKTVGKFLNCDDSMRKVENEVVVVTEEATSKEASGAFDDMSVASSGDVGSEVMGWGRWYSLRDLETATRGFSDENVIGEGGYGVVYRADFPDGSVAAVKNLLNNKGQAEKEFKVEVEAIGKVRHKNLVGLMGYCADTAQRMLVYEYIDNGNLEQWLHGDVGPVSPLTWDIRMKVAIGTAKGLAYLHEGLEPKVVHRDVKSSNILLDRKWNPKVSDFGLAKLLESETSYVTTRVMGTFGYVSPEYASTGMLNECSDVYSFGVLLMEIITGRSPVDYSRPPGEMNLVDWFKGMVASRRGEEVIDPKIKNPQPHPRALKRALLVCLRCIDLDASKRPKMGQIIHMLEADDFPFRPEHRSVQTNKKPLES